The Solea senegalensis isolate Sse05_10M linkage group LG14, IFAPA_SoseM_1, whole genome shotgun sequence genomic sequence TACCCAGTTTTTTAGAGTAGGCGTCCAGTTTGTAAGCAGCTTGTTCAAGAGTCGACACTTGCTCTTCAATCTGATTTATTTGGTCCAAATAAGGCTGTAGGCTCGCATCTAAGGTAAAAACATGTACCGTACAAGAGttaatattatactgtattaacCAGAAATGAACAAAGATACATAATGATAGCGTTTTTGCTCGATACTCACATTTGTTGTTGAGATCCTGCAGGTTCCGGCTGATATTGATACTGATATCCTTCATTTCCATGTACTTCAGACTGGTTAACTTGTTCATGTTCTCCAACAAACGGTAATCCTCGCATGTGGCTGAAAATTTAAGCAGATTTATGGAAATCTGTAAAATTCAGAATTTTTTTATGTTACAACCGCACAGTTTCTGGAACTTTCAACtattaaaatatagaaaaatataagAGGTTAAAAGCAAAATATGTATGTCAAAAAAACTACttgaataaaatatgacaggaacataacatatttgaaaaacttgtacaaataaaatgaataaaatatttgataaaaaataTTAGAATATAGTATAAATTATgagaatataaaagaaaaagaaatgtaaccaaataaaCTGTTTATTACATAACACAGAGTTCAGAGTGTTCTCTGACTGAACAGATAGTATAAAGTATTTATTGACAACAATTGACTATATTTCCCATGAGCGTGTTGGAAAAAGCACAAAAATTTAATGGGCAAGGGCACCTTTTGAAGTGGAGGCTTACTACGCATTTGAAAGAGAATGATATCTTTTcaggtatgtgaaggccaccttAGTTCCCTGATGGGATTGggacatttaattaaattacaaCTAAACGTCACTCATTAAGTTCACATGCATGTAAAAAACCTACTTTAGTTaaactaagacaataattcagttttcttaccgtcatgtaaacatgtccaaataaaatcaaggccagtcttagtcagactaatttacctggataatgtgattcatagtctgattactcctgcaagTATACGCTTAATCGGACTTTgcgttctgcgcatgcaccaaaatttcctccccggtctttgataCAGAAGTAGGAGACAatatataaactgcagtactgttgccggagAAGACTATATTAAtctatactgtgtgtgtgtgtgtgtgtgcaggatatatttttgtatatatgttatatatatatatataataacatggAGAAATAGTATTACACCTGTGAGTTCTCCCTGCAAGAAGACGGCCATCTTTTCAAACATATCAGAGCACAGTTCATTGATATCAGGCTCTGCAGGCTCCACAGCCTCCTCTGCTGTCTCCACACCACCATCACCTGAACACATCATAAGGAGCAATAACATAGAAAACAGCACATCACTTGAGttgaaaagtaaagtaaatcaCAACTAAAACACTTAAATACGTAGCATCCGCACGATGATGGAAAAAATATAACTTCGTTGTTGTGTTGTTAGCATAAGCAAGATGCGGAAGCTGCAAGGAAACATGACTTACtgttgtggggttttttggGAGCTTGCGCCGGGCTGCTCGTTGCATCCTCCGGGCCTTCAGCCTGACTGCTTGTGCTTGCCGTCGGGTTTAGAACCGCTGAATGAGCCGCTGGTGCCCTGGAGATGCTATCCATTGCAGTAGCTTCGTCCCcggcagcagccattttgttccTGATTTGACTTTCTCATGTCACGTGAGTAGAGTTCACGTGACACCGCCCGCCACCATCCCTGCTCGCGCGCATTGCCACGCCCTTatattgttgattttttttttcctttcggTTAAATTTCGTTGATTGTTTTTGATAGAATAACTTAAAATTCTCAATCTATTAAGACCCATGTAGTTTTGATTAATTATGTTTTCCACTAATGTATCACCCGCTTATTACATAAAATATGATAATTTCATTTGACAAGTCTTTCTTTTTCTAGCTACAATATCAGGCAGTTATAACCTTAGTATACGACATTATGTGGTTACAGGAAAACGTATGTGTAATAACTAGTGTGTGTCAGGTTTTCACAATTCTCCAGTAATTACttaaagaataaaaatcagggaattaaagtataaaaaataaaaataatttaaaataattataatgatacaATAATGAAAAGATTGCGAAAAGACAAAGTGTgaagattaataaaaaaagcacGATTTACATTGTGAGTTAGGAGTGACTGTGtgtaaatggaaatgtaaaaatcaGAGCGACACCGTAATAAATGaaaattagtttttaaaaaataatccaaTGTGTGGGGCTTTAGCGCGCTCCCGCACCGAAACCGCCTGCAGTTGTTGGCAGACAAAACTCACCACAACACCTGTGTTGGCGCTGTTATGGGGAAAGTCAGATCGTGACAGGCTAACAGCATCGGACTGTAAACATGGCGGCGTGCACAGCTACAGGGCTGTGCCGAGCACCCCGTTACTATT encodes the following:
- the bloc1s2 gene encoding biogenesis of lysosome-related organelles complex 1 subunit 2, with the protein product MAAAGDEATAMDSISRAPAAHSAVLNPTASTSSQAEGPEDATSSPAQAPKKPHNSDGGVETAEEAVEPAEPDINELCSDMFEKMAVFLQGELTATCEDYRLLENMNKLTSLKYMEMKDISINISRNLQDLNNKYASLQPYLDQINQIEEQVSTLEQAAYKLDAYSKKLEARFKKLEKR